The genome window TCAACGCGTTCGGAAACAGCCGACGGATCAATCCGACATTCACGAAATTGACCGGCAGCTTGTCCGTGACGTGCCGGGCATTGGCATCAACGCCGTCCAGGGCCTCCAGATAGGCGGCTGCCATAGCCTCCAGTTCGCTGTCCGTCAGACCCGCAACCATGCGCGCAAGGTCGCCATCCGCCGGCAAGCGGTCCGAAATCAGGCGCGGGATATCCATCAGTTCCCCGGCACCGGCGATCTGCGAATGGGATGCCAGAACCTGCTCCAGCAGCGACGTCCCGGATCGGGGCATGCCGACGATGAAGATCGGTCGCCGCGATCCCCGCGCGCTGTCTGCCGGAAACTCTGCGGCATCCGGGGGTGGCCAGTCGCCGAATACGTCCATCAGGCTGTCATAAAGGGACGCGGTGCCGGATCGGTCATATTCCTTTCCGACACTTTTCAAACCGGCCTTAAACGCCGACTGCGCGCGGCTGTAGAAACGAAAGGCTGCATCATAGTCGCCCTCCGCTTCACAGGCTTGGGCAATGCGCTGCGCCAGAATCGGCGGCGCGTCCGTCGAAGGACCTTGCTGCCGGAACGCTGCCAGCCCTTTCGCACGATAGTCGGAAGGACTGAGGTCGCCACCGTCAGGGCGCGCCTCCACCAAATCGGCGTAATCGAACCACGCGGTCGGATCATCGCCATTTTCCGCGATCAGTGCCTTCAGAAGGCCGCGCGCCTCGTCGAACGCGCCCTTATTGACCAGAATGGACGCCAATCGCAGGCGCAGTTCCCGGTCGCCCGGAACCGCCTGGACCGCTTCGCGCAGTACGGCCAGGGCACCATTCAGATCCCCTTCCGAATTCAGGGCATCCGCCAGGTTTAGGCGAATGGACGCATCGCCGGGGCAGCGCTGCAAACCACGCTTCAGGATCTCCAGCGCCCGCCCGGTTTCGCCCAGGGAGGTCAGCAGCCCGCCCAGATTGGCATAGGCCTCTGCGTAATTCGGCTGGACGGAAAGAGCCGCTTCGAAGGCGGGGATCGCGGCATCGAACCGCTGCAGCCCCTTATAGGCGATGCCCAGATTGTTCAGGACCACCGGTTCGCGCGGCATCTTGCGGCGCAGATCCTCGAAGATCTTCACGGCCTCGCCGAAGCGCTGCTGGTCGATCCGCACGATACCCATGCCGCTGAGCGCCGCGGCACTGGTTCGATCGGCGTTGTGACTTTTTTCGAAATACCGCGCCGCTTCCTTCAGATCGCCGTTGCGATGATGCAGAACCCCCATCAGATACAGGGCATTCGGCTCTTTCGGCATGGATTTCAGGATGGCCGATCCAACACGACGCGCCTCGTCGAACCGGCCGGCATTCAAACTGTCGAAAGCCTGTTTCAATTGGCTCTGGATATGTAGCGGCGGAGGCGGCATGTAAGGGCTCGCGGCTGGACGGCGGTTTGGGCGACGCGCACTATGGCCATCGTCACGGCGGAGTGCAAATTCTTCGCCCGGCGCCGGTCCCGCGCCGTCGGGAATGTCGGAGAATCAACGGAAATCGGAGGCATGCCATGGGTGCGATCGACGGGTATCGGAAGGTTCTGGACACCATCGCCGGGGCGGAACGGGACGCCGAGCGACCGGAGGGCTCCGTCCGGCTGGTCGCAGTGTCCAAGACATTCGATGCCGACGCGATCCGTCCGGTTCTGGATGCCGGTCAGCGTCTGTTCGGTGAAAACCGGGTGCAGGAAGCCGAGGGAAAATGGCCCGCCCTGCGCGAGGCCTTTCCCGACACGATCCTGCACCTGATCGGTCCGCTGCAGTCCAACAAGGCAAAGAATGCCGTCGCCCTGTTCGATGCCATCGAATCCGTCGATCGGCCGAAGATTGCTAAGGCCATTGCACGGGAAGCGGATAGTCAGGGGCGCCAACCGGATGTCTTCCTGCAGATCAATACCGGCGAGGAACCGCAGAAGGCGGGCGTTCTGCCCGAGGAGGCGGATGCCTTCATTGCCGAAGCGCGCGACGTGCTCGAACTGCCGGTCAAGGGGCTGATGTGCATTCCGCCGGTCGACGAACCGCCCGCGCCGCATTTCATGCTGTTGGCGAAAATCGCTGAACGGAACGGCCTGACCGGTCTGTCCATGGGCATGAGTGCCGATTTCGA of Alphaproteobacteria bacterium contains these proteins:
- a CDS encoding sulfotransferase, with amino-acid sequence MPPPPLHIQSQLKQAFDSLNAGRFDEARRVGSAILKSMPKEPNALYLMGVLHHRNGDLKEAARYFEKSHNADRTSAAALSGMGIVRIDQQRFGEAVKIFEDLRRKMPREPVVLNNLGIAYKGLQRFDAAIPAFEAALSVQPNYAEAYANLGGLLTSLGETGRALEILKRGLQRCPGDASIRLNLADALNSEGDLNGALAVLREAVQAVPGDRELRLRLASILVNKGAFDEARGLLKALIAENGDDPTAWFDYADLVEARPDGGDLSPSDYRAKGLAAFRQQGPSTDAPPILAQRIAQACEAEGDYDAAFRFYSRAQSAFKAGLKSVGKEYDRSGTASLYDSLMDVFGDWPPPDAAEFPADSARGSRRPIFIVGMPRSGTSLLEQVLASHSQIAGAGELMDIPRLISDRLPADGDLARMVAGLTDSELEAMAAAYLEALDGVDANARHVTDKLPVNFVNVGLIRRLFPNALILNTERHPLDVSWSIYVQKFGSDLLFDHDLSDIGHYYRQYDRLMRFWRDWDSAIVPVRYESMVSDMDATVMPVLDRLGLDWDPAMAKFFETDRDVLTASRLQVRRPIYKSSVARWKRFDGKLGPLLSELGDLPDRYEESL
- a CDS encoding YggS family pyridoxal phosphate-dependent enzyme, yielding MGAIDGYRKVLDTIAGAERDAERPEGSVRLVAVSKTFDADAIRPVLDAGQRLFGENRVQEAEGKWPALREAFPDTILHLIGPLQSNKAKNAVALFDAIESVDRPKIAKAIAREADSQGRQPDVFLQINTGEEPQKAGVLPEEADAFIAEARDVLELPVKGLMCIPPVDEPPAPHFMLLAKIAERNGLTGLSMGMSADFETAIRFGATHIRVGSAIFGARPKPV